In Etheostoma cragini isolate CJK2018 chromosome 15, CSU_Ecrag_1.0, whole genome shotgun sequence, the DNA window TCTGCTTGTACAGGCATGAGTTGAGGCGTTACGTACGGGCTTGTAAAAGACAACGGTTGAAAGCACTCGCACAACTCTATTCTTGCCGCAACTCCCCCTGCGGCTAACTCGCCGATTCCAAATGTTGTTGCTGTGATTTAAGGGTAACTAAGGTGATGGCCGGTCCTGTTCTGTATCCCGATGAGACTGGGATGACTCAGTTGAACTCTCACCTTAACTCCCGTACAAACACCAGCTCAACACACTCCTGTTACTCCACATAAAACGTGCACAGTTATCTGGGGAAAGGGATGCAAATTCCTTTGGGAAATGGGTTCATCACTAGGGAGGGGTGAACTCTCCCTCTCTGCGTGTGACTGTGTGCATCATCACCTCCAGGTGTGTCTGAGGgagggacacagagagacaggagggGACTGACAGGAGGGTATGAGTTGGCCTGCAGGTTTCTCTGCCTTGCCGAAACTGTTGgtgaaaacatttcttcttcAGACCTCAGAGACTCCCATCGCTTCCCACCCGTGCTCTTCTAGTGCTCTTCCTGTTACCCCGGGTTGGCAGAGATATGGGACCATAATCCGGACAGGAGGCGCATTAAGGGGCCGTTTATTGCAAGGCGTCCTACCAAACTTTTGGCAAGACTTCACATcccaaaggagaaaaaaaggcaagtttcactgtttttattatataaaagtTGTGATCCTGCTTTGAAGATGCCATCTTATTGAGACATGAATACTGGATTGTCTTATAATACTGCATACATTTCTGGAATATGTGTGCACTTCATGCTATCAATTGTTTCTAATGACAgctaaaaaaaattggattacAATCTTCGTAGAAATGTCATTAATAGGTTGATCAAAAACTACCATTCCCTTTTATAAGGAACGATGGAGTGCTGAGCTCCCCCCACCACTGCATGATCTCTTGACTATCCAAATGAAGGCCATTGTTAGGACAAAGTTGAGGGCCAGGGCCATATTTATGGAGTGATAGTCCTACTGAAGGTCATCTTTGATTCTCTGGCGCTGAAACAAAGGCTCCTGTTACAGGCTGGAGGAAGTGGCAGTCAGCTATCAGGAGTGAATATCTCCCATCTGGGTCGCATACAAACCTGATCATGAAGCTGATGCAGTTACCGTTCATGTTTATGTCCCAGCTTCACTTCCATGTTGCAGTTGTTTTTTGCTCCATTGTTATCTCTGGCCAACACGCTCCTCTGCCTTGCTCTGGCACGTTTGTGCCAGAACAAACCGCTCTCACCTGTCAAACCGCTctcccctttcttcttttccatgTTGTGTTTTATCCTGTTTTGTTTAGCGCTGTTGaggtttttgaaatattttgtgtctttttgtttcagGAGAATATATCTTAAGGAGCAAAGAGCGTGTGTATTAATAGGACACTTAAAACGAAGGATTGAATCCCCACCTCAGTGGATTCCTCCAAATTAAGATGGCTTTTTTACCAGACAAGCACAAATCCCTTTCCCCCATCcttcccctccttctcctcttctatGTCCCTCTCACATGTCTAAGCCAGTCAACCAACAGCAGCTCAATCAATGCCACAACCAACCCGCCAATCACAACCTCAGGTGGTCCTTTCCTTAAGGGAGTGCCAGGCTGCGGCACAGAACTGGACCCCATCTACAGGTACCTGTGTGACCGCCGGGCAGCGTGGGGTATTGTTGTGGAGACCCTGGCCACTTCAGGCTTCCTGTTCAGCATTGTTCTCCTCATAGCCCTGCTGTTCTGGTCCCTGTGTATCTGTATTTCATCGAGGAACCAGCGCAGCAGCATCGGAGGCACCGTGGCCTGCATGTCCATGTACTTGTTGGCCACCGCTGGGATCTTTGCCATCAGCTTCTCCTTCATCATCCGCCTCACCCCTCAGACCTGCCCCACCAGGCTCTTCCTCTTCAGCGTGCTCTTCTCCCTGGCTTTCTCCTGCCTGCTGGCCCGCTGCCTCGCTCTGCTGGgctttgcagcggcccggggcTGGGGGCAGCCCGCCATGGCGCTGGGGCTCTCCACCGTACAGGTTATCATCTCTACCCAGTGGCTGATCGTAGTGTTGGTCCGGGACGAGAAACCTTGCGAGTACAGCCAGGAGGAATATGTCATGATGCAGATCTACGTGCTGTGCCTCCTGGCTATCGGCCTGATCCTCGCCCTGCACTATCTGCACCGCTCCTGCTCCACATACAGCTACAGCTACACGGGGGCCATCCGCCAGCAGAGCCAAACACAAGCCACGCTGCTCTTCCTCACACTTTTGCTTTCCGTCTGCATCTGGGTGGTGTGGATCACCATGCTCATCAGGGGGAACCCGGAGTTGGGCCGCCGGCCGCAGTGGGATGACCCAGTGCTTAGCATCGCCTTGGTGGCAAACGGCTGGGTGTTACTGATGGGGCACGGGTTGGCCCAGATGGCCTTCTTCTGCAGGGGGGAGGCCAGGTCCAAGGATATCCCTCTGAGCTTTGTAGGCTGGACCAGCCCCAGCGCTGATATACCAGGACTGGCCAGCCCGaaggaagggaaagaaaacGGAAGCTATGAGAGTGATAGTGGGAACAGGAGAGGTGAGAAGCTGTCCTCATTAGCCAATCTGAGTGGTGCTTAATTTAAAGGTTGTGAATCATGCATAGGGGTTTGTACAAATTATTAAAGGGGACGTATTAGGAAAAACTCACTTTCAGTGCTTGTGCAGGTACATGTGGGTATCTGGAGTGCCTACAAACtcacaaactgtgaaataagACAACCCAGGATGCCTAGATCAGAACACAGTTGGGAGTCAACAAGCTATTCAGATTTTGCTTCACTTCCTATGTCTCACAAGCCAATCAAAACAGACTTGGCTTAAAGAGACTTTGCTGCAGGTAAATTCAGACAGATAGTatgagaaaacataaaaaaagacaaacatgttctagtagaaacccaaaatacaggTATGATTCTGAAATGTGCATTATACATGTCCTTTAAGTCTGCAACTAGGGGGAAGGGAAGGGAGCGTtgtcgctgcaaaatagccaCGGGAAGGAGGagttgttttagtcgtacaacagaaaactctgattggacagatagtccagctagctgtctggatttaccctgcagagatctgaggaccaggtaaccatagtcctcagaaatccactggagattagaaagccaacacaaagaaagcggaagggaACATAAATCCGGCTGATAAGGGTGTGATCAGGCGGTATTTCTGgcagcaccagagcaatcccggaagtgggaggtcatggatatagactaggtcTGAACCAACGATCAAAAGCCAAAGATCTTTCACTTACTACCACAGTTGACAAAGAACaagtaaataaacacatttgagcACATCTAATCAATTTTTGGCAGtttctaaaaaaagaactaaatgaCCTAGGATTTAGAGGCATTGGGTGGTGAAGTTGCAGATTGCAACCAACTGAATCCCGCTCCACTCACGTATTTCTTTCAAAAGATTCTAGAGAACATATGGTGGCCTTCAGGTAACTTGAAAACGCAACCCTACGGAGATACGAAGGGCTCATTCTACGCTAACGAAAACCCATACTTTTGACCTTGACGTTtgattagtttttaaaatagttgATCAATCCAGCGACTAATGTTTCACATTAACAATCATGAGTTGTAAATACCGGctttacattacaaaatgaCAGCCATTGTCAGCTCAGCTCACATTGTGTAAAAGGCAGCTAGCATTAGCTTAACTGTAtgatgaatttgtgtgtgtctcttcagGCAGGAGGACGGAGAAATCGCTGCGATCACCCTACGAGGCGGGATTTGCCGTGACAGTGAGTAATAAGCCATTTTAGGATTAACAATCTGCCTTCACATCATGCTCGGCAATTAAGCGCCGTGACCTTTCACTACTGCAGACAATTCTGGCTCAGTCGTACTGTAAGGTTAATGAGAGCACtaatgctaaatgctaatggTTATTAACTGCACTGACATGATGAATGTGTGAttccatgtttctgtgtgtttcagaaCATCGACCCTAACAAAGATTACACCATTCCTCGCCCGCAGACCACCAACTACATGGAACCCTACGAGGATTACTGATTCaagtcattctctctctttctatcacacgcacagacacacacacacacacacacacacaaatataaactAGAGTGCCCAGGTTGCACGGTAGGGCGGGTGTCCAGATGTGGAGGTTTCCTCGTCAACGCAGTGGGCCAGGGTTCGATTCCggcctgctgccctttgctgcatgtcattcccctctctcttccctttcatgtcttcatctgtcctgtcaaaaaaggcctaaaatgccccaaaaataatcttcaaatgtttttttaaacattaactaAATTGagggcagtggtggaatgtaactaagtccATTTACTAAAATTCTGTCTTTAGGTACCCTGGAAATTCTTGCAAAAGggcaatttgaatttgctcagtgagTTACTTTGACTAGTAATGCTGCTCTTAATTATGCCCTTgtaggcgagctgcaccaatcacatcggtgtatctgaggtaggcgggccagaggcgacaGTTTAATCttccagttagctccgctggtagctaagcgtacggggctctggatacgtcaccccgtgtattgttgtgattggtcgtagggTTCTCCAATtgcatgcagtgagattttcaaatgcactcTCGATGCCGCCCTTCCAGATGAGCGACTCTCATTACTCAATGAAAGaccagatttgggtctggatttccaggctagtcCTTAGGTAAACATTTGAGGaattctacttctactccactgcatttcagagggaaatacttttactccactacattaatctgacagctttagttactttacaaatcaagattattgcacacaaaatatgtacttcataaaatatgtttgtgtataaaTTCCACTACCCAACAAATAGTTGGTTGACAGAACTGTTCGGATTATTtgcagtttctaaaatgtgaagctttttctgcattgagtacttgtAGGcaacttttaatactttaagtacattttcctaataATACTTGCACACTTTTACTCAGGGAACATTTTCaacgcaggacttttacttaacaattaacagagtatttttagcGTGGTATTAGTACTTGACACTAAGTAAAGGATCTTTATACACCTTCCAACACTGAACGAGTGAGACACTATTTAGGCACTTATCTTTATCCAgtctgaaacaaaaaaagaatttctttttaacttttcttttcttgtgcaaatgtaaatatttttcattgagTGATATaagaaatgttatttcaaatgggccgaaaaagaagaaagaaaagaaaaaagcttcaGCAGAGTGACTCACTGCTCTAGTGTCTTCATGAGGCCGGTTGGCTTCAGACAGTCAAGCTTTCTTCTGGAGGGAAATCCACATCACAAATGCTttgtagaagtgtgtgtgtgtgttgctctaaTATGGTATATAATAACACTGAGGTGATAGAGGAGGAGTGAAACTGTCACTCAGACTGCCAAACTGCTGAGCTGGAGCAGAGGCAGTAGAGAAGAGAGAGTTCAGAGAGGGAGACCAGATGAGatgagacaagacaggaagagGATAGAACAGGAAAACTGTCAGCACCATGGGAGGCTCGTGCCATCACTGATTAACATCTCCATATTCAAAGTTACATTACAGtgcactgaaagaaaaaaaaactaaaactgtgtTCGGTGTGCATACAAAGTGTACAAGATGTGTTTCTTTCCATGACTTTCTACGGTTGTCAATAAAAGGTTcttctatatttttgtttgtcataTTTAGGGCTGGGTGAAAATATTTGATTCtccatttaaaatcttttaataCATGCCTACATTAAGTtgaaaagtactttaaaattatttttttttcatgtttgcttCTTGTTTGAACAATTTACAGCAAAAG includes these proteins:
- the LOC117957838 gene encoding retinoic acid-induced protein 3, with protein sequence MAFLPDKHKSLSPILPLLLLFYVPLTCLSQSTNSSSINATTNPPITTSGGPFLKGVPGCGTELDPIYRYLCDRRAAWGIVVETLATSGFLFSIVLLIALLFWSLCICISSRNQRSSIGGTVACMSMYLLATAGIFAISFSFIIRLTPQTCPTRLFLFSVLFSLAFSCLLARCLALLGFAAARGWGQPAMALGLSTVQVIISTQWLIVVLVRDEKPCEYSQEEYVMMQIYVLCLLAIGLILALHYLHRSCSTYSYSYTGAIRQQSQTQATLLFLTLLLSVCIWVVWITMLIRGNPELGRRPQWDDPVLSIALVANGWVLLMGHGLAQMAFFCRGEARSKDIPLSFVGWTSPSADIPGLASPKEGKENGSYESDSGNRRGRRTEKSLRSPYEAGFAVTNIDPNKDYTIPRPQTTNYMEPYEDY